In a genomic window of Candidatus Atribacteria bacterium:
- a CDS encoding DEAD/DEAH box helicase produces the protein MFKKPMKMRDLEVWGVPSYIVDIWEKSYSPYLLTVQEKAVRYYGVLEGRGVERNQNLLVIAPTSSGKTFIGEMAAISQVIHKKKILYLVPLKTLAEEKYRHFKRLYSHCGIDITTSSRDRKEEDKKISRGQFQVAIMVYEKFNYFLLKYPSFLSRVSLVVIDELQLINDPERGPLLEEMLVHLQKREQKIKIISLSAFLENQEAFLSWFPSRLLTSYQRPVELRKGIVREGVFKYITHNEKKFGEEVFFPPQAVSDNCQKDYVLETVRYFILHHEPTLLFFPTKSESKKWAEWLADRLECPPAKSAIEELNQMEETLSRDILLPLLEKGMAYHNADLSWEERNLVENYLRQGEIKVICATTTLAMGINLPFKNVILSMDKIENINGDSKEVQLTSLSFTDIENMGGRAGRLNSGREEEFGRVIFLAHSLLSETIYQNLYFNFLRDTQAEDNKIRGQVAEEIIPYPNALAGAGPKKKERDLTTLLLRLMVNGKDNMAALLDQPTGYWQWVLDKKRIKEGIEDALQNLKDNQLVIEDAKGRLAPTPTGLLITAKGIKVATYLYFLSWIEKSIQGEISDLEIILTLTESEDGKSLPIPYPQFYRKGYRVDRYNYTDWQEIYRNKLLALIFNLGEEGKEIYQGEFGLIKGKTTLEDYLAFKKTLLLYDWIGERESKSIEQEYSLYRGTIERLGEGFSWLADSLAAIAEDSGWSKGREKDVKKIRLLSERMVEGVEEEGLSLARLHIPGLTRYYIERLVKEGYENEDCLKEIGEEELSKVLPERLVNRIKSRIKEEKENEEAKKQKVKANNSNKATANNSNAETESEHPKLTTAATAKELKTETAERKPAAILEIDQHRPDRIIFEGKEIRVTAIEFSLIYLLAQNRGKILTYNDLLDTIWKENEDATYVQITCHLYRIRRGILKIIGKNKKNNKRVKDILKVISRRGIMLNLEEDKLKIN, from the coding sequence TTGTTCAAAAAACCGATGAAGATGAGAGATTTAGAAGTTTGGGGAGTCCCCTCCTATATTGTGGATATCTGGGAGAAGAGTTATTCTCCTTACCTGCTGACGGTGCAGGAGAAAGCGGTCAGATATTATGGGGTGCTGGAAGGGCGAGGGGTAGAGAGAAATCAGAATCTTTTGGTGATTGCGCCGACTTCTTCGGGGAAGACCTTCATCGGGGAGATGGCGGCTATTTCACAGGTTATCCATAAAAAGAAAATCCTCTATTTAGTCCCTTTAAAAACCCTGGCGGAAGAAAAATACCGGCATTTTAAAAGACTATATAGCCACTGCGGAATCGATATCACCACCTCTTCCCGTGACCGCAAAGAAGAGGATAAAAAGATTAGCCGGGGACAATTTCAGGTCGCCATCATGGTCTATGAAAAATTTAATTATTTTCTCTTAAAGTATCCCTCCTTCCTAAGCAGGGTTTCTTTAGTAGTCATCGATGAACTGCAGCTAATCAATGATCCGGAAAGAGGTCCCCTTTTGGAGGAGATGCTGGTTCATTTACAAAAACGGGAGCAAAAGATCAAAATCATTTCTCTCTCGGCTTTCTTAGAAAATCAAGAAGCTTTTTTAAGCTGGTTTCCTTCCCGGCTGCTCACCTCCTACCAACGTCCGGTAGAGCTGCGCAAGGGAATCGTGAGAGAAGGAGTCTTTAAATACATTACTCATAATGAAAAGAAGTTCGGGGAAGAAGTATTCTTCCCTCCCCAGGCGGTATCCGATAATTGCCAGAAAGATTATGTCCTGGAGACAGTCCGTTATTTTATTTTACATCATGAACCTACCCTCCTCTTCTTTCCCACTAAATCAGAAAGTAAAAAGTGGGCTGAGTGGCTAGCCGATAGACTGGAATGCCCTCCTGCCAAATCAGCCATAGAGGAGCTTAACCAGATGGAGGAGACTCTATCCCGGGATATTCTGCTCCCTCTTCTGGAAAAAGGGATGGCTTATCATAATGCTGACCTTTCCTGGGAAGAAAGAAATTTAGTAGAAAATTATCTACGCCAGGGAGAAATAAAAGTCATCTGTGCTACAACCACTTTGGCAATGGGAATTAACCTTCCTTTCAAGAATGTCATTCTCTCTATGGATAAGATAGAAAATATTAACGGAGATAGTAAGGAGGTCCAGCTGACCAGTCTTAGTTTTACCGATATAGAAAATATGGGTGGAAGAGCAGGAAGGTTAAATAGCGGAAGAGAGGAAGAATTCGGAAGGGTCATTTTTTTGGCCCATTCCCTGCTTTCGGAGACTATTTATCAAAACCTCTATTTTAATTTTCTACGGGATACCCAGGCAGAGGATAATAAAATAAGGGGACAGGTAGCAGAGGAAATAATACCCTATCCCAATGCCCTTGCCGGAGCAGGTCCTAAAAAGAAGGAAAGGGATTTGACTACTCTCTTACTTCGACTAATGGTAAATGGTAAAGATAATATGGCTGCCCTATTGGATCAGCCAACTGGTTATTGGCAATGGGTGCTGGATAAAAAAAGAATTAAGGAAGGAATTGAAGATGCCCTGCAGAATTTAAAAGATAATCAGTTGGTGATAGAAGATGCGAAAGGCAGATTAGCTCCTACTCCTACCGGCCTCCTGATCACCGCTAAAGGGATTAAAGTGGCTACCTATCTTTATTTTTTATCCTGGATAGAGAAATCTATTCAAGGCGAAATAAGTGATCTGGAGATTATCCTCACCTTAACGGAAAGTGAAGACGGCAAATCCCTGCCTATTCCTTATCCTCAATTCTACCGAAAGGGTTATCGGGTAGACCGCTATAATTATACTGACTGGCAGGAAATCTACCGTAATAAGCTGCTGGCTTTAATCTTTAATTTAGGAGAAGAAGGTAAGGAGATTTATCAGGGGGAATTTGGCCTGATCAAAGGGAAAACTACCCTGGAAGATTATCTGGCCTTTAAAAAGACGCTCCTCTTATATGATTGGATCGGAGAAAGAGAAAGCAAGAGTATTGAACAGGAGTACAGTCTTTACCGGGGTACGATAGAGAGACTGGGAGAAGGATTTTCCTGGCTGGCCGATAGCCTGGCGGCCATTGCCGAAGATAGCGGCTGGAGCAAGGGTCGAGAAAAAGATGTAAAGAAGATCAGGCTTTTATCTGAACGGATGGTAGAAGGGGTGGAAGAAGAAGGTTTAAGCTTGGCGCGATTACATATCCCCGGATTAACCCGGTATTATATTGAAAGGTTGGTAAAAGAAGGATATGAAAATGAGGATTGTTTGAAAGAAATAGGAGAGGAAGAGCTGAGTAAGGTACTGCCAGAGAGATTAGTAAATAGGATTAAGAGCAGGATAAAAGAAGAAAAAGAAAATGAAGAAGCGAAAAAACAAAAGGTAAAGGCTAATAATTCTAATAAGGCGACTGCTAACAATTCTAATGCTGAAACTGAAAGTGAGCACCCAAAACTGACCACGGCGGCCACTGCTAAAGAGTTGAAAACCGAAACCGCTGAGCGAAAACCGGCAGCTATTTTAGAGATCGACCAACACCGCCCGGATAGAATTATCTTTGAGGGGAAAGAGATAAGAGTTACAGCAATAGAATTTTCCTTAATCTACCTTTTAGCCCAAAATAGAGGAAAAATACTCACCTATAATGACCTTTTAGATACAATATGGAAAGAAAATGAGGATGCCACTTACGTTCAGATAACCTGTCATTTATATAGAATAAGAAGAGGCATTCTAAAAATTATTGGTAAAAATAAAAAGAATAATAAAAGGGTCAAAGATATTTTAAAAGTAATTTCTCGAAGAGGAATTATGTTGAATTTAGAAGAAGATAAATTAAAAATAAATTAA
- a CDS encoding helix-turn-helix domain-containing protein — MEKEKQNEQYEPNNYSFTMVPDYFFRKLIKVMGALPSIVYLSLLSYCHKNKDIAWPSLNTMSQETGLAKTTIIRNLNILLKQNFIKNIAKDKSSKNYYYHNVYQITPPEKILLSFFSGIKNNAGGSVAIPPEFQNPTDSGSVTISRVVAERYPNNNNPNHNHITTTNRGKDAVAAKFKKIKEKGEERTMVIRQRLVKLDFKREFIEGILKDFSIKKIEEKLDLLMERRNIQKPAAWLVAALKNDYRDGQPEDIPIQVSSISEGRGSLHRAPNKERGRINPPTKTKTSSKDNEKILSSEEARRRFHLLRQKLSKTGT; from the coding sequence ATGGAAAAAGAAAAACAAAATGAGCAATATGAACCAAATAATTATAGTTTTACTATGGTGCCTGATTATTTTTTCAGAAAGTTGATCAAGGTGATGGGAGCACTACCTAGTATAGTCTATCTTTCTCTTTTGTCTTATTGTCACAAGAATAAAGATATTGCCTGGCCATCTTTAAATACCATGAGCCAAGAGACGGGACTGGCAAAAACTACCATAATTAGAAATTTAAATATTTTGCTTAAACAAAATTTCATTAAAAATATCGCCAAGGATAAATCCTCTAAAAATTACTATTATCATAATGTCTATCAAATCACTCCTCCAGAGAAGATCCTTTTATCCTTTTTTTCAGGTATTAAAAATAATGCCGGTGGTAGTGTAGCGATACCACCAGAGTTCCAGAACCCTACCGACAGTGGTAGCGTAACGATATCTCGGGTAGTAGCGGAACGCTACCCTAATAATAACAATCCTAACCATAACCATATAACAACAACAAACAGAGGAAAAGATGCTGTTGCTGCTAAATTTAAAAAAATAAAAGAGAAAGGAGAAGAAAGAACGATGGTGATAAGACAACGGTTGGTTAAATTAGATTTTAAGAGGGAATTCATTGAGGGGATACTGAAAGACTTTTCGATCAAGAAGATTGAGGAGAAATTAGATTTGCTGATGGAGCGGAGGAATATCCAGAAACCTGCCGCTTGGCTGGTAGCAGCCCTTAAGAACGATTACCGGGATGGACAACCAGAGGATATTCCTATCCAAGTCTCATCCATTTCTGAAGGTAGGGGCTCGCTTCATCGAGCCCCTAATAAGGAAAGGGGACGGATAAATCCCCCTACAAAGACAAAGACCAGCTCCAAAGATAATGAGAAAATCCTTTCCAGTGAAGAAGCAAGAAGACGCTTCCACCTTTTAAGGCAAAAACTAAGTAAAACGGGGACATAA